CATCTAACTCTGATGGTAGTATAAATTTAGAAGTACTTGAACAAGCTTTATTCGATATAAATAAAATTAATAATCGTTCAAATATAATTTTAATAAGATCAACAATTGTGCCGGGAACAACAAGAGATTTTCAAGATTCGTTCTCTAATCTTAATTTAGTTTTTAATCCAGAATTCTTGACAGAAAGATCAGCAAAATATGATTTTATCAATCAGTCTAGATTTATTTTGGGTGGTAAAACAAAGGACACTTCAAAAGTAGCTGATCTCTTTAGATGGAGATTTGGTGAGACAACTTCGATTATTGAGACAAATTTTGAAACTGCCGAGCTAATAAAGTATATGAATAATTGTTTTTTTGCTACAAAGGTTTCTTTTCTTAATGAAATGAAATTAATGAGCGATAAAATTGGCGCAGATTGGGTCACTGCTGTTGAAGGCTTTGTTAGAGATGGAAGGATAGGACACTCTCATTTATCTGTTCCAGGTCCTGATGGAAAATTAGGATTTGGTGGGAGTTGTTTCCCTAAAGATATTCAAGCGATTATAAATTTCGCTAAAAAATTAGATATTGAATTGCATACCCTGCAAGGAGCTTGGGATACTAATTTAACTGTAAGGCCGGAGAAGGATTGGGAAAAACTTAAAGGTCGTTCTGTTATATAAATACTAATATTTAAATATTTTTTTGTGCTAAATTATATTGAATTATTAAAACCTAGATTATCGGCTACTGTTTTATTTTCCTCATTAGCAGGATATATTTTAGCATCACAATCCTTTGATATACAAATACTATTAAAGCTTATGGTGGGTGGTCTTTTTTTAGTTGGTTCCTCCAATGGATTAAATCAAGTTTATGAAGTTAATATCGATGCTTTAATGGATAGGACAAAAAATCGACCATTACCGACAAAAAGAATAACTTTGAATGCAGCTTTTATTTTCTCATTAATTTTAGGTCTTTTAGGAATATTTATCCTTTCAACAATTAATTTTAGATGCGCTTTTTTTGGATCCTTATCATGTTTAATATATGTTGTTGGATATACACCGCTTAAAACGACCACTCCTCTTTCAGGATTTATTGGTGCTTTCCCTGGGGCTATGCCTTTTATGCTTGGTTGGGTAGCTGTATCAAATCAATTTAGTCTTGAAACAGGTATTTTGTTTGCAATTCAATTTTTATGGCAATTTCCACATTTCTGGTCAATTGCATGGATAAGGTATCAGGATTATAAAAAAGCTAATATACAATTATTGCCATCTGGACAAAGAGACCATAAGTCTGCATTTCAAATTGTTTTTTATACTTTTTGGCTAATTCCAATTTCAATTTCTCCGTTATTATTAGATTATTTTTCAATTGATTCTTTAATTGACTTATCAATAGTTGGAGCTGTATCAGTTTTTTTACTTGGATTATACTTTTTACAAAAGGCACTAGTCTTGTTAAAATCAAAATCTGTAATTGATGCAAAAAAACTAATGATTTCTAGCTTAATTTATTTGCCTGTTTTACAAATTATTTATATTATAGATAAATTTATTTAATCTATGGAGATTCGTAATTCTAACCAAAAGGTATTTAGAGCGCAAGACAATTTATTAATGATAGCAATGTTCAGTGTTATTATGTTATTTGCTGGTTTAACTAGTGCTTATATTGTATCAAAAGCTGCATTAGCTAGCAAATGGGATATTATTCAACTTTCAATAATGTTTTATATAAGCACAGCTTTGATAATAATAAGTAGTGTATTTGCACATTTTGCATTAAAACAATGTAAGTTGGATAATATAAAGATGACATCACGTTATTTGTTATTAGCAATAATTTCAGGTTTACTTTTTTTTGCTTTTCAATTTTTAGGATGGCGCTCTATGGTTTTAGAAAGTAAATTTTTGTCTGGCAACAATGTATCTGCTTCATATATATATGTTTTAACTATTACTCATTTTTTACATGTTGTTGGCGGATTAATTTCTTTAGTGATAATATATTTTAATTCTAAAAATAAAAAATATAATAAACTAAATTTCCAAGGTTTAAAGTTAGGAGTTAGGTTTTGGCATTTTTTAGGATTTGTGTGGATTTATTTATTTTTATTTTTGACGTTAATTAATTAAAAAATTATATTNTTTTTTTTGATTAATTAATTAAATTTGTGTGAATCTTTAAATAGATATCTTATGCAAAATACAGTCNTAGAAAAAAATCTTTGGAGAGGAGGTGTGAGGCCCATGATTGCAAGTTATGGAAAATTAATGATGTGGTTTTTTCTCATGACTGATGCTTTGACCTTTTCCGCTTTTTTAGGTGCCTATGGATTTCAAAGATTTGTTCATGCAGACGCCTGGCCTGTCGCAGATGAGGTTTTCAATCATTTTCCATTTATGCATGGAGAATATCCAATGTTTTTTGTTGCATTAATGACATTCATACTAATTATGAGCTCAGTTACAATGGTTTTAGCAGTACATCATGGACATAAGATGAATAAAAAAGGCGTCATTATTTGGTTAGGATTAACTATTGTTGGAGGATTAATTTTTTTGGGCTCTCAAGCATGGGAATGGTATCACTTTATACATGGCACATATGAAGGTGCTATAAGAGGTGCAGATGGCTCTATAGCTCATTTTGTTGCTG
This genomic interval from Flavobacteriales bacterium TMED191 contains the following:
- a CDS encoding UDP-glucose/GDP-mannose dehydrogenase family protein, encoding MKKIGIIGRGFVGSAVEFGFSAQTGCDAIVKVYDKNPKLSQNTLEETLNESDFVFLSVPTPSNSDGSINLEVLEQALFDINKINNRSNIILIRSTIVPGTTRDFQDSFSNLNLVFNPEFLTERSAKYDFINQSRFILGGKTKDTSKVADLFRWRFGETTSIIETNFETAELIKYMNNCFFATKVSFLNEMKLMSDKIGADWVTAVEGFVRDGRIGHSHLSVPGPDGKLGFGGSCFPKDIQAIINFAKKLDIELHTLQGAWDTNLTVRPEKDWEKLKGRSVI
- the cyoE gene encoding protoheme IX farnesyltransferase encodes the protein MLIFKYFFVLNYIELLKPRLSATVLFSSLAGYILASQSFDIQILLKLMVGGLFLVGSSNGLNQVYEVNIDALMDRTKNRPLPTKRITLNAAFIFSLILGLLGIFILSTINFRCAFFGSLSCLIYVVGYTPLKTTTPLSGFIGAFPGAMPFMLGWVAVSNQFSLETGILFAIQFLWQFPHFWSIAWIRYQDYKKANIQLLPSGQRDHKSAFQIVFYTFWLIPISISPLLLDYFSIDSLIDLSIVGAVSVFLLGLYFLQKALVLLKSKSVIDAKKLMISSLIYLPVLQIIYIIDKFI
- a CDS encoding heme-copper oxidase subunit III, with the protein product MEIRNSNQKVFRAQDNLLMIAMFSVIMLFAGLTSAYIVSKAALASKWDIIQLSIMFYISTALIIISSVFAHFALKQCKLDNIKMTSRYLLLAIISGLLFFAFQFLGWRSMVLESKFLSGNNVSASYIYVLTITHFLHVVGGLISLVIIYFNSKNKKYNKLNFQGLKLGVRFWHFLGFVWIYLFLFLTLIN
- a CDS encoding cytochrome oxidase subunit III, with the translated sequence MQNTVXEKNLWRGGVRPMIASYGKLMMWFFLMTDALTFSAFLGAYGFQRFVHADAWPVADEVFNHFPFMHGEYPMFFVALMTFILIMSSVTMVLAVHHGHKMNKKGVIIWLGLTIVGGLIFLGSQAWEWYHFIHGTYEGAIRGADGSIAHFVAGTTNEIIRHGEILTGEVAATFIASANEIHGANLIFNEYGHPLFANFFFFITGFHGFHVFSGIVILVVIFINVLRNTYEKRGHYEMVEKVGLYWHFVDLVWVFVFTFFYLV